Genomic window (Bifidobacteriaceae bacterium):
CGCGGCGGTGTCGCTCATGGCGACCAGGGTCGCACGGGCGGGCGGCCTTGTCTCGCGGCGCGGGCCGCCGTCTCGCGCCCAACCCGCGCCGGCCGCGGGGCGTCGGCTCACGGTCGGCATTCCGCCCGCCGCGAGTCGGCCCGGCCGCGGCGCCCTCGCCCCGGACTTGGCACGCTTCGGGCGGTCGGGGGCTCCCCATCCGGAACGCGGGCGGACCACCCGGCCCACGGGTTAATGGCAGGCTAGAGGGCGTGCCTGAATCGCTGCCTTTGCGCTCCCGCCTGGCGGTGGCCGCCGGCCACACCGCGAGCGCCGCGTCTCGCGCGGTTGGGCGGGGCCGGGGCCAGGTGATCGGCGGGCGGGTGATGCTGAAGGTCGACCCGTCGCTGCTGCGCAGGCTGTCCGCGTCGATGCGCGTGACGGCGGTCAGCGCCACGAACGGCAAATCGACCACGACCCGCATGATCGCGGAGGCCCTGGCGGCGTTGGGCCCGGTGGCCCACAACTCGACGGGCGCGAACATGGCCGCCGGGGTGGCGACCGCGTTGGCCGCCAACCGCCGGGCGCGCTTCGCCGCGCTCGAGGTGGACGAGGCCCACCTGCCCGCCGTGGCCGAGGCGACAGGCGCCACCCAACTGGTCCTGATGAACTTGAGCCGCGACCAGTTGGACCGGGGCAGCGAGGTGCGGATGCTGGCCGAACGCTGGCGCGCGTTCGCGGAGGGCCTGGGGCCGGAGGTCCAGGTGGTGGCCAACGCGGACGATCCGATGGTCGCCTGGGCCGCGAGCGCCGCCCCGACCGTCACCTGGGTGGGCTGCGGCCAGTGGTGGACCGAGGACTCCGCGCTTTGCCCCAATTGCGGGGCCCCTTTGGTCCGGCCGGAGGGAAGCTGGTCTTGCCCCCAGTGTGGTTTCGCCCGCCCGGACGCCGCTTGGTTTGTGACGCCCGATGCCGTCGAGGTCGTCACCCCGTCCGGCGCCGTTCGCCCCCGGTTGGCGTTGCCGGGCCGTTTCAACGTGGCCAACGCGGCCATCGCCCTGGCGGCCGTGTCCGCCCGGGGCGTTGGCACAGATGTGGCCTTGGACGCGTTCACGCAGGTGACAGACGTGGACGGGCGGTACGTGCGGTCCTCCGTCGAAGGGCACGAGGCGCGGCTGCTGCTGGGCAAGAACCCGGCCAGTTGGACCGAGATGATGCAGCTGGTGGCCGATTCGCCGGCGCTGTTGGTGACCGTGCTGAACGCGCGCGGGGCGGACGGCCGCGACCCGTCGTGGATCTGGGACGTGCCTTTCGAGGACTGGGCGGGCAGGCCCTGTTGGGTGGCGGGCGAGCGCCGGTTCGACCTGGCGGTCCGGTTGGACACGGCCGGCTTGGAGGTGCTGGGCGTCAGCCTGGACCCCTTGGCGGCGGTGGAACAAGCGGCGCCCGGCCAAGCGTTGGACGTGGTGGCGAATTACACGGCTTTCCAGGAGTTGAGGGCGCGGGTGGTGAGATGAGGGCGGTCGAGGCGGTCGGGATTGCGCACCTGTATCCCACTTTGATGGGGACTTACGGGGACGGCGGGAACCTGAAGGTGCTGGCGCGGCGGTTGCGGGCGCGGGGAATCCCGGTGCGCCTGGAGAGCGTTGGGCCGGGCGACCCGGTGCCGGAAAGCGCCGACCTGTATGTGCTGGGCGGCGGCGAGGACGCCTCCCAAATCGCGGCGGCGCACGCCTTGCGCGAATCGGGGGCGTTGGGCCGCGCCGCCGAACGCGGCGCGGCGATCTTCGCCGTCTGCGCGGGCCTGCAGGTTATGGGACATGACTTCGAGGTCTCGGGCGGTGCGATTGAACCCGGCCTGGGCCTGCTGGACGCCACCACCAGGCGCCGCGAGCCGCGCGCGGTCGGCGAGGTCTTGGCGCAACCCGTTGACGGCTCGCCCCTCTTGACCGGCTATGAGAACCATGGCGGCGGAACCACGCTCGGTGCGGCGGCGGCGCCTCTCGCGAGGGTGATCCACGGCATCGGCAACGGGGCGGGCGGGCCAACCGGCGACGGCACGGAAGGCGCCATCCAGGGGAGCATTGTGGCCACCTATCTGCACGGACCGGTGCTGGCCCGCAACCCGGCGCTGGCCGACCAATTGCTGGAACTCGCGGTCCACGCCAAACTCCCGGATTTGGAAACCCCCTACGTGGACCAGTTGAGGGCCGAACGCGAGAGTTACGCGCGCTTGGGCAAGCTCTCCGCCGAATCGGCCCGAACCCGCCGCTGAACGGCCGTCCGCGCCCGCATCCGCGCGAATTGTCCGCGCGCGTTCGCCTGGTATTCTCCTCAATTGGGTGGGCCGCCCAGCCGCCAACCAAATTGGACACCCCAAGACTCCGACCAGCGACGACGAGGCCACCCCGCCTCGGCCCGAACAAGTCGAATTCGAGATGCGGGGGGTTGTCGCTCAGTGCCGCCCAACACTCTGAAAGGCGAATTGGATGCGGAAGGAACTGCGCAATGCGGAAGAAATCGTGGGCTTTGGCCATTGGACTTGCGTTGATCATGGGAGCCGTCTCGGCCTGTAGCGATGATCAGGCGGACGCCCCAGGTTCGGGTGCCAACGACAGCCCGGCGGGGCAACAAGAGGCAGGTGCCGGCGCCGGCGCTGAAAACGGGACATCCGCCGAAGCCACCGCGAAAACATGTGACGATTTCCAGCCAGATCCCGAATTGGCCGTTCTCTGGCGCGACGCGTTCTGGGCCAATCCAGAAGGAAGCGCGGACTGCGAAGACGAGATTCCAGGCGACCTGCGGCTCGATTTGGAACTGCGGGAGGGAATGGGCTACACGCTGCAGATCGCCTGCCGGTGCGAACGGGAAGAGCCCGCGCACCAGGTGATGGTCTCAAACGCCCAATTGGGTGGAGACAGCCAGATCCTGCCGTTGGTGGACGCGGTGGTGCAAGACCCAGCCGTCTACAGCGAGTGGCTGGAAGAGCAGCGAAAGGCATATGACGAGACGGTGGTGGAGCAAAAGACCTCGGACCGCTATTGGGAACGCGCCTTCGGCGGCCCGGTGGCATTCGAGGACATTTGGATGGACGCTTCCCGCTGGGAGGAAACATTCGAGATCGGCCCCACGTACCAACCCGGCGTTGACACCCAAGACGATAACATTGGCAGGACATGGTATTTCGCGATCGATCCCCCCAAAGCCCCCAAGGCGGCGCTGGCCGTCAAGTTCGACCTGACGGTGGACGGCGAAACCAAGACGATCGCTTTCCAGCTCTGACCCGCCACCTGGGCTAGGCACTGCGGGCTTCGCCGGGCTGGCCACGCCTCAATCGGCCGAGGCACCGCAAGGCGGGTCTAGTCGGGGCCTGCGGCAGCCAGGACGGTAGCGGGCGGAACGCTTGCGACGGATGTCCGAATATTCACGCTGAGGGCACACCCAATTCTCGAACAGGGATTGTCTAGCGGGCTTGCGACCGGTAGACTATACACATGTCGGAATGGTGCGTTCCCGGTCAGCCGCGCAGTGGCGGCAATAGGGGTGCCGCGCGCCGCAACGCGAGGGCCGAGAACACGTCCGTTGGCGCTGGGGACGGGGCGCGGGACGGCGCGGGGTTTTGGGCCGTTCCAGGGGTGGACCGTCCCGGCTGCAGGTCGCTGCCACAGCCAGGGTCTTTGGGCGTGGGCGGGTACGCCCCGCCGGTCAGCCCGCTGGTGGAGGCGGTCAACGCGCTCCTCGGCGCCGCCATGGGCGGCGGCCGCGGGTCTGGTGCCGTCGCTGGGGGCCGGCGGCGCCTCGGAGAACGCCGGCGCGGACCTTTCGGGTTTCGCTGACGCGGGACGCTCCGGCAACGCCGGCGAGGGCCTGGCGGGTTGGGTTCAGGCCGCCCTGGGCTCGGGACGGGTCGGCCTGGAGGAGTTGGTCGGGGTCGCCCATGTGGCGCTGGGCCGCGTCGCGGAGGTGGCCTCGGGCGCTGGGGCCCTGATCGCGGCATCGGATCCCGGAGTGTTGGACGCCTTGGCCGGGATGCTCAATGTCAAGAACCGCGTTGACGCGGTGGTTGGCGAGTTGGTCGGCGCCTTGGACCGCTCAGGGGCCCCCGACCAGTTGACGGGCGCCGGGCTGACGGCCTTCTTGACGCTGAAGGGTTTGCTGACGCGGCAGCAAGCGTCGCGGATCGTGTTGGGGGCGCGCCGGGCCGCCGGGTTCTCGTTGGTGCGGGAAGCCGCGCTGTCCGGCGGGATGAACGCCGCCCAGGCGGAGGCGGTCACGGGCGTGCTGCGGGACCTGCCGCGAGCGTTGGACGCGTCCCAGGTGGGGGCCGCCGAACGGTACTTGGTGGAATTGGCGGCGTCGACGGCATCGGACGGGCTGGCGAGAGCCGGCGAGCGGGTGCTGGAAGAGATCGCCCCCCTGATAGCGCAACAAGTCGGGGAGGACAAGGCGCGGCGCCAATTCGAACGGGCGCGCCGGCGCCGCTTTTTCACGGTCACCACGCACGCCGATGGCGTGACCACCTTCACCGGATCCTTGCCGGCCGTAGACGGGGAGATCCTCCGCCAGGTGGTGGACGCGGTGGCGGAGAAGGAACGCCGCCGCCAATCGGAGACGCCCGGCGGAAAGCCGCTGGAACGGCGGGCCGCCCGCGCGGACGCGCTGGTCGCCATCGCCCAACACGTTCAATGGTGCGGTCAGGCCCCAGACCTCGGGGCGTCCCGCGCCCGCCTGATCCTGACGGTCCCACTGGCCGACCTGGCCAGCCCAACCGGGCCAACCGATGGCCGCCTGGCTTCGACCGGGGACCGGGTTGACGCCAAGACCCTGAAAACGCTGGCCTGCGACAGCGACGTCATGCGGGCCGTGCTGGGGGCGAAAGGCGAAGTCCTCGACATCGGGCGCGCGACCAGAGTCATCCCCAAGGCGCTGCGGCTCGCGCTGACTGTGAGGGATTCGGGCTGCTCGTTCCCCGGCTGCGACCGGCCGGTCGAGGCTTGCCACGTGCATCACATTGACCCATGGTGGCACGGGGGACCCACCAGTTTATCGAACACTTGTTTGCTATGCCCGTCGCATCACCGGTTGGTTGAGCCGCCCAGGGACGGCCCGCCCGATTGGGTGGCGCAGCTCCGCGACGACGGCCTGGTGGAGTTCACCCCGCCAAGGTGGATCGACCTGGACCGCAAACCCATCCTCCACCACCGGTTCCAGGCCCGCGGCGCCAAGCCGTCGAGCGGGCCCCAACCCGACAACCGCGGGCAACAGCCGGGACCGCGCGCGCCACAGGACCCACCAGGCGACCGGTCGCCCTTCTGATCAGACCCGCCCCCGCCCACCTCCAATCCCTTGGCGGCCCACCCTGCGGAGGGGCGGCCATGGGGCCGCGGCTGCCGCGAAAAGCCGAATCGGATCGTTGCACAACGTGGACTCGAATCGTTGCAGAACGCGGAACGCAAACGATGCAAAACGCGGAGCAGAACCGCCGAAAGCTTGCTTCGAATCGGCTTGACCTGCGCTATTATCCATTCGTGGACTACTATCCGCGAACCGTTGATCGTCCCCTCACGGAG
Coding sequences:
- a CDS encoding MurT ligase domain-containing protein; this encodes MPESLPLRSRLAVAAGHTASAASRAVGRGRGQVIGGRVMLKVDPSLLRRLSASMRVTAVSATNGKSTTTRMIAEALAALGPVAHNSTGANMAAGVATALAANRRARFAALEVDEAHLPAVAEATGATQLVLMNLSRDQLDRGSEVRMLAERWRAFAEGLGPEVQVVANADDPMVAWAASAAPTVTWVGCGQWWTEDSALCPNCGAPLVRPEGSWSCPQCGFARPDAAWFVTPDAVEVVTPSGAVRPRLALPGRFNVANAAIALAAVSARGVGTDVALDAFTQVTDVDGRYVRSSVEGHEARLLLGKNPASWTEMMQLVADSPALLVTVLNARGADGRDPSWIWDVPFEDWAGRPCWVAGERRFDLAVRLDTAGLEVLGVSLDPLAAVEQAAPGQALDVVANYTAFQELRARVVR
- a CDS encoding glutamine amidotransferase, coding for MRAVEAVGIAHLYPTLMGTYGDGGNLKVLARRLRARGIPVRLESVGPGDPVPESADLYVLGGGEDASQIAAAHALRESGALGRAAERGAAIFAVCAGLQVMGHDFEVSGGAIEPGLGLLDATTRRREPRAVGEVLAQPVDGSPLLTGYENHGGGTTLGAAAAPLARVIHGIGNGAGGPTGDGTEGAIQGSIVATYLHGPVLARNPALADQLLELAVHAKLPDLETPYVDQLRAERESYARLGKLSAESARTRR
- a CDS encoding HNH endonuclease; protein product: MPSLGAGGASENAGADLSGFADAGRSGNAGEGLAGWVQAALGSGRVGLEELVGVAHVALGRVAEVASGAGALIAASDPGVLDALAGMLNVKNRVDAVVGELVGALDRSGAPDQLTGAGLTAFLTLKGLLTRQQASRIVLGARRAAGFSLVREAALSGGMNAAQAEAVTGVLRDLPRALDASQVGAAERYLVELAASTASDGLARAGERVLEEIAPLIAQQVGEDKARRQFERARRRRFFTVTTHADGVTTFTGSLPAVDGEILRQVVDAVAEKERRRQSETPGGKPLERRAARADALVAIAQHVQWCGQAPDLGASRARLILTVPLADLASPTGPTDGRLASTGDRVDAKTLKTLACDSDVMRAVLGAKGEVLDIGRATRVIPKALRLALTVRDSGCSFPGCDRPVEACHVHHIDPWWHGGPTSLSNTCLLCPSHHRLVEPPRDGPPDWVAQLRDDGLVEFTPPRWIDLDRKPILHHRFQARGAKPSSGPQPDNRGQQPGPRAPQDPPGDRSPF